A region of the Manduca sexta isolate Smith_Timp_Sample1 chromosome 5, JHU_Msex_v1.0, whole genome shotgun sequence genome:
TTTCAATACTTGTTTTAGTAACACAACTCCGTGTAAGCAGTAGTTTAACTCGttgtaacatattttgttcCCAAGGATCTCAACAAAACGAACCAAAAATCCCCGaaaaacatacttatttactttttcagACTTCCACAACTTAATAGATTCTTTGACTAAAGTTTCGACAATCTCCAATTTACTTTTCAAAACTTCCTGGCTCGGTAGATACATGAGATATGTTGCAGTCAGATTCCATTTAGCGTTGAAGAATTCTTTCATGTGTATTTCCTCTTCGACTTTCATTTGTCCCTCTTTTAACATGGTTGTAATATGTTTGCATACAATTGATTCAACCACATCTTCCTGTATTAATTCAAGATGATCTACCATGTTCCTCAGTACGGCAGTCTTGCGCGTGATCATGATCTTTTTATCAGGTAAAGTATTCAATACCTGCcatgtacataaaatatgatcGCCTAAGAGATGACTTGGAAGCTGTATTTTGGTCATTTCTGTGAACAGTTCGTCATCGTCGTCTTCACGCACATCCAGAGTGAACGCTTTGAGAGTTTCATATAGTTCGTTTTGCAaatcatttacaattttttggTAGATTTGCTTGTACATTACCAACCTTAatgatacattttttgttttcttccaAATACCCagcaatgttatttttaaatcatgaaTGCTGAAACACTTAAACGCTAAGCGTATGCCGTGTTTttgtatggacgttggcgagtTTAGCAAGAACTTGACAAATTCCTTTAATACAGCAGGTTGCAAATTAGCTGCATATGATTGAAACATTGGTAAACAGAACTTTAAATAGTCACCAACTATATACCTCTGTGTTTCTGATAAAGGAACGATAGGGCgtgacaaacatacaaatttacATATAGCTTTCCTAATGTACAATATTTTCCGTTCAATCTCAACATGGTCTATTTTTGATTCAGTTGGAACATATTTGGTAACCAATCCAACTCTATCTGCATACTCTGCTAGATGAAATAATCCGTAAACAGCAGCATCATAAGTTTCTTCACATAATTATCTGaagatagtattttattaaacaattccAAAAATGTTTGTGCTATATCAGTAGAAAAGTAAATTCTTATCTTCCTGAGCAGATTTGCAAGATTGAATCTCGTTCTATTTTCAAGATTTTTGTTGAGTAATGTTATTTTGGATACTACTGTAGAAGCAtccttttttaaatctttcaTCAGGTCAAATTCTGTGTGGGGGATTTCTTCTTCTCTTAATAAATCGTTATCCTTGTATTCCTCGCGGTCTAGTGCGACAAATTTCATGACTATATCTGGAATATCTTTTTTAGGCTTTTCATATCGAATCATtagttccaatagaatgtgtatatattttctaacaccAAATTTAACGTTTTCatcatagttttcaatattgaactcatttattttttgtaaatagtaattatttatgtaattatagacAATCTCAACATTCTCTGCAATCAATTTGTCAGTTAGCTGtttaaataagtacaaattCAATCCATCATCAATATGCTGCTTTAGAGCGTCATGAAGTTCTATTTTGTGAATGATAGCATAAACTATCGCGACTAACTTATATTCCGCTCTGCAGCTATAGGTGTTCTTAGTGTCGTAAACATCCATgctgtgtaaaattttattgaatgctTGCCAGCAATTCTCATCGAATTTATGATAGCTATGGGTAATTAAAACTTGGTCAATAAACTTTTCCTTATTACTTATCATTTCGTTAACAAATCTTtgatagtaataattaaacaacgtTTCTAATTCGCGGTCTGACTGCGCGCTGCTGACTAGCACATTGACAATATCGATCCTGATATCAGCATTAGCAGCaactaatatgtattttttgagAGGCTCAAATCCTTTCTCGAACGATACAAACTCGTACCATTTGAAATCTTGACCATGACCGAAATGCTCAAGACCAGACTCTACATGTTCCAGGGCCCAAGCTTCTCTCTCTGCATTTGTCATTAGTTTGTACAAACCAGCGTAATAAAAATCCATACTCATTTCAAATTCTTGTCCTGGGTAGTGCTTAGTAAAAACCTCTTTTAGGTAGTGTAGCCTTGTTTCTAGCGGAATCACCTCTAGTATAAACTCATATTCCCTATAAAAGTCCCAGAATGTGAAAAAAGATATAttcgttacatatttttttacatcttcTCCTGTACTATATTTTACTAGCATTTTTACATTAAGCATACTTAGGTACAATTTTGTGTGGCAAAACAGTCTGTTTTTGTGgtttttcattatatgtttAGAAAGTCGCAATCCGAAACATTCATTACATGGCCaagttaatttatgtttaaacatatatttctcAACAAGATCCAGATATTTAACATCAGACACAGAATACAGGTACCTAAACAGTTTTAGTAAATTACAAACTTCGTATTCGTTTACTTCATCTAACACAGTTGTAGCTAAAGTGAATGAATCACCAACAATGTTTACCATATCCTTGACAGAGATAAATATATGGTGGCCTTTAATCACCTCTACTTTCTTTGATTCTGGAGCATACCACAGAAACTTGAGAGCTATTTCCggtaatttcattattatacaGTAAGAGCAGAACAGAGCTGCTCGATCACTATTGTTCATGTTTTGAGATATCAGCTTTAAAAATTTCCTTCTCATCTTAAATGGCATTTCGGGGAAGACGTGTTGTTCCAGGTAATCTGGATTGACAATGTGGGCAAACTCTTCTTGATAAAGCCATTGACATTTTAATGCTCTGGTGATATACACGCTGTCTCCGCACTTGAGGGTCTCGATAATGTAGTCTAATTCTTTTTTCTTGTTTGCCAAGTCTATTTTAAACAGTCTGTCAATGTCAGTCTTctcattttgtaatttgaattcATCAAACGACAAACCATTTGTTACTGCTTGATTCACTTTGGTGTTCAGCTCCCGATGTCTCTCATTTAGACTATTCCCAGTTAATACAATCATGTtgatctgaaaaaaaaaattagataatttCCTCAATGTTCGATTCATGTACTAGTTGCATACTTCGATTGTAGAAGTAGATTGTAATAATTTCAGGTTCAAGACTCAACCAGGTAactaaaatttgtatttaaattgccCAGGATTAAAGTTGGCATCTGATATGGCAATCTGCCCGCATAGGTACTATAAGGGTATGTGTTTGATATAACTTAATTGAACTAAGTACAGCTCTGCTTACCACTTTATAGGACAAAATCTGTGAAAGTATATTGTTACGAACATAtccttattaaatttaactaaCATAATCACAGGTATAGTTGAttttacatagatttttttttattttttattattatgaaggtATACATACCAACAGCATACATATTGATACATGCAATTATATACAAACAAAGCTATAAGGTATTGTGGCTGATATATATGACAATAACAGGTGCACACAgcatttacaaattatacagggtgttccagaaagtagtgtcaagcggaggtccagagatagagcaccccttgggctATCCGAATCATCCCCATgtattttcatagttttcgagttatgaatatttttctgaattttggagaattttcaatttgaacAATTAAATCCTACCTTTTTAAAACGGTAaaagacttattcgagatttttttgttgttactattttcattagttgtacttttttgctaaaaataatcAGCTtcgtaattttaatgaaaattatgaatatgttggtgtaaagtgaaaaacttgcGTTCTTTGAATTAAAACACAGCgaggtggaaaattcttaaaatttgccatcagattataattattattttttgacttCTCATCGctcctaaggttaattagtttgtaaacaaaccgaaaatgactgcaagaaagctataagttaaacatttggcttatttttgtgtttaatttcaattaattttgcatgattcaTTCTTGTGGTTTAAAGTTTGTAAACGTTGGTGTAACTCTTTTACCTGCGATTACAATGGGCCAAGGGGATAAGAGACCGAATTATTGCTATCTCTCTGCCTGAAAATTCCTACAgtattcagtttttttattagaatgcTGTACCTAACAGTATCAAACACACTATTGGTCAGTGTATACCGCATCAACCTGCCGTTGTTATCCAAATCAGAGGACAAGTCTGATACAAATGATACTAGATTACTATTGACTGAACAACAACTATGTTTGATAAcatatattatcaaattatatttagtagaTTATTCTGGCAATATGATTCATTTTTATCTGTATTACTAATACTGCCCACTCTGATATATTACAGGTACACATGCCTCGCACAGCCTTGCCCCCCTCCCCACCAACTGTGCCTACCCTTTAATCCAAACTTATAAAGCAAAGTAGCAAAGCAAACTTATCAGCTTGACTAGTGTGGTATGTAAAGTAATggaaaaaattatagttaagCATATCAGACACTTCTTTGCCAACCACCAAATTATACCTGAGCAACAACATGGTTTCTGCCCGCATCGCTCCACAGTGTCCAATTTGCTTGCATGCCTATCATCCTGGACTAAACACTTCAATAAAAAAGAGCCCATCGACGTAATATACCTAGACTACGAAAAAGCTTTTGACAAGGTCCCAACTAGAAGACTTCTACACAAACTAGAGTTTGTGGGAATACGTGGGAAATTATTAACATGGATTGAGGCATTCCTACGAGACAGAACCCTGCGGGTGAGAGTGGGTGACACAATGTCTGAACACCGAGCAATACACAGTGGCGTGCCACAGGGTTCAGTTCTGGGCCCAGTGCTGTATATACTGTACACCTTTGATCTTCCACAACACTTAAAATGTAATGTCAGTACCTTTGCAgatgacacaaaaatatttgggaATCCACTTATTGACTATGACCGCCTCCAAGAGGATCTAAACAGAATAGCCAACTGGTCCAAGGAATGGCTTATAAACCTTAACGCCTCGAAatgcactgtattatatataggCAGAAGCAATCCTCGTCTGACTTACAAGTTGTATTCCACTCCACTGATTGAGACCAAAGTGCAGACGGACCTGGGAGTGAAAATATCGGAGGATCTTAAGTGGGAAGAGCAtataacatcaattacaaaGAAAGCTAAGACCCTTATTTGTCTAATCAGAAAAGCCTTTGGAAATCTCACACCCGACATGGTACTTCGGATACACAAAACCTTTGTGAGACCGATTCTGGAGTATGCATTCCAAATCTGGAGCCCGTATTTTGTTAAGGACATCGAACTTCTGGAAAAGGTACAGCGCAATTTCacaaaaataccacgaatcttGAAACAACGGAGTTACGAAGAACGCCTAAAGGTGTTGAGCCTCACTAACCTAAAGGATCGTAGGGACCGTGGAGATCTGATCGAAACGTACAAGATCCTAACTGGACATTACGACATTCAAGGTTTTGAACACAAAATCTTCGCACGCGACGAAAATTTCCATCTAAGAGGCCATTCTTTAAAGTTGCGTACCAGCTTCTCAAACAATAATCCACACAAGCACTTCTTGAGTAATAGAGTGGTCAGAGCGTGGAATAAACTCCCAGAACATGTGGTTACAGCCGGAAACATATACCAGTTTAAGAACCGACTGGACAATTACTTAGCTGCAAATGAAAACCTGTAGTAATAGCGAGATACGGGCATTATCAGTTGTTTCAACTGCCTGCctgatgtatataataataataataataaagcattttcatataaatacttTTCTGGCTATCCAAAATAGATAATACACAAAGGGAATAACTGCTGTCTCTAATATGTGATAACTACTAAAATAGATTACATaacaattatgtatatacatatatgcttgattaatagtaataatttagAGTCAAACATATTTAGTTATGGTcacaaaaaaaagaattagaaaatctgaaaaaaaaaaataatttaaacaaccagcagtttttgttaaacattatatatacattacatattatCTATTCCTTTCTTCTTCCAGCTTTCAGTACAGACACAGAAAatctacaattatattattttattggacATGTTTTGATTAGTCCTTGTCTAGCCACGATGGTAGCATAAACAGCGCACAACATCCATTTAGTGAATCACTAAAGTATTACAAGCTCACAAAATTAATCAACATGTAGtggtttatgttataaaattgtgttGCAGATAAATGggaaaacattattataatacaaaaatcactTTCCAACGATAAGATCACCACTATTAAATCAATTACA
Encoded here:
- the LOC115449360 gene encoding uncharacterized protein LOC115449360 isoform X2, whose amino-acid sequence is MFQSYAANLQPAVLKEFVKFLLNSPTSIQKHGIRLAFKCFSIHDLKITLLGIWKKTKNVSLRLVMYKQIYQKIVNDLQNELYETLKAFTLDVREDDDDELFTEMTKIQLPSHLLGDHILCTWQVLNTLPDKKIMITRKTAVLRNMVDHLELIQEDVVESIVCKHITTMLKEGQMKVEEEIHMKEFFNAKWNLTATYLMYLPSQEVLKSKLEIVETLVKESIKLWKSEKVNKYVFRGFLVRFVEILGNKICYNELNYCLHGVVLLKQVLKDILEAVPLVEIYDTIWYLRLSIIVANTIVDARRTLAEQDDSSNFVAFEQYIDNFAEEFARLFNEFAGENKCYTLAFRTIANILETFSRNLISHGPFEVNAKEEYIFTAICSRLVEIEEYETYKFALELLPTGVKDSCTHNKIIDKIKSFDNNNIRYHCYKKFEVDIDEITILD
- the LOC115449360 gene encoding uncharacterized protein LOC115449360 isoform X1; this translates as MIVLTGNSLNERHRELNTKVNQAVTNGLSFDEFKLQNEKTDIDRLFKIDLANKKKELDYIIETLKCGDSVYITRALKCQWLYQEEFAHIVNPDYLEQHVFPEMPFKMRRKFLKLISQNMNNSDRAALFCSYCIIMKLPEIALKFLWYAPESKKVEVIKGHHIFISVKDMVNIVGDSFTLATTVLDEVNEYEVCNLLKLFRYLYSVSDVKYLDLVEKYMFKHKLTWPCNECFGLRLSKHIMKNHKNRLFCHTKLYLSMLNVKMLVKYSTGEDVKKYVTNISFFTFWDFYREYEFILEVIPLETRLHYLKEVFTKHYPGQEFEMSMDFYYAGLYKLMTNAEREAWALEHVESGLEHFGHGQDFKWYEFVSFEKGFEPLKKYILVAANADIRIDIVNVLVSSAQSDRELETLFNYYYQRFVNEMISNKEKFIDQVLITHSYHKFDENCWQAFNKILHSMDVYDTKNTYSCRAEYKLVAIVYAIIHKIELHDALKQHIDDGLNLYLFKQLTDKLIAENVEIVYNYINNYYLQKINEFNIENYDENVKFGVRKYIHILLELMIRYEKPKKDIPDIVMKFVALDREEYKDNDLLREEEIPHTEFDLMKDLKKDASTVVSKITLLNKNLENRTRFNLANLLRKIRIYFSTDIAQTFLELFNKILSSDNYVKKLMMLLFTDYFI